Part of the Quercus robur chromosome 5, dhQueRobu3.1, whole genome shotgun sequence genome, ATTTCATCAAATCATACAGAGAATAAAGCTGACGAAATATATACCCAATTCACCAATCTGAAAAATTCAGCAGCGGAGGGGGACTTGAAGCAAGCCCTATTCAGATGCTCTGATTACTATTTATCTGTAGGTGACATACTTTTTTCCGCAAACTTTTCCTTGAAATATGGCAACTATACACGTGTTAAAGAAGATATGACAAAGGCCACGGTCCGTAGACAAATGTGTGACGAAGTTTTCCAGGGTAAACCCTTCAAATCTCCATTATCAGAAGCGACTACCAAACTTAGCCAGATGCAGAACAATGCAGAATCCATTATCAATCATCTTAAGCCTTGATTCCACGTTGATATGAATAAAATTTCCAACAATCAAGTTGGTGCTCAGCTATCTTCGTGTTGCCAAGTTTTTAGTtaccaaacaaattaaatagaAGTCCCATATTCTATAAAGTATCAATAATTGATACAATTCAATACATcttattattatcttatttcatgttttttttttttttttttcatcggCGCATAGCACAAGCAATGCATGCTTCTTAAGGCCCTAACACAACCAATATTAGCTGCAATAGAATGCATGTTATTTCTTAGGTCTAATGCAACGTACCTCTAGCTTAGACATtatagaattatttatttatttatttattttttgagaaacgacATTATAGAATTGAAAAAATACGAAAAGGAGAATTTAATGCAatctcaataaaaataaaaataaaaggagccCAAAATGTTGGTGCACTAGTGACTAGCCACGGGTAACAATTATATGAAGGAATTGATTCTTGTAGTTGACATTATGATACTTGAATGAATCACATCCAACATTCACTTCAACAGGTCAGACTTTACCACACACACCCAATAGAAATCATTCATTTCACATCCATAACATCTTTTTTATTGGGCATTGTAGCGTTGACAACTTCAATCTTGAGAgtgacatttgattttttttttttttttttttgggtgcgcGTGGATGTGCATAGTGTTGAAACAAAAATTGAGAttgaatgaattaaaaaaaaaaagtgttaaagagttaaaaagttaaagtttaaaaataagatGGTAAAAATTAATGTGAGATGAATTAGTAGTATTGCATATTTGCCTCTTCTTAAAATTCGTTCCGAAAAATATTGCAATGTGAGAATGGTGCATTGTGGTAtaagatgaagaatttgaagtaTTTTAGAAGATTAATGAGCCTGATGGCATTCTAATTCATTTAGGTTATATAATCTTGTCCCAAATAAGTTTGTCACATACAAAATGAGTGCAATGCACATTGTGAGCGCAAAATTTCCACAAATTTCTGATTCCATGggggtttggcttacctccaatatttttttaattggacatgttcttttgttttaaatatacaataacaAGTGATAGTGAGTTTCAatttccacattttatttagttaatgggTGATGTgaccattttttattaaaacaaaaagagtttttttttttttttttttaaagtactgGAAATAAGCTAAACCTATTTTACGGGGTCTAAAATATTAATACAGCTTAATTAGTGTTTAATGCATTTAGACCCCCATCATATTTACTTAGGCTTTTGCACTTAAATCCAACAATAATTGGGACATGACAAGCAGGAAATCTCTATTTTGCCATTCTTTGATTCTTGCATAGCCTTCTggttatgttattttattttttaatttatgaaagtCTTTTGGCTTCTTTCAAAGACTCCTATCTACTTCCATTCAACTTCCACTTCAACAAAAATAactatataattctttttactagtaacttacacacacacacaaactcaGTGAGTCttaaaacaacaatttaaattcaaattttaaccaTCCATGAATAACTGGGATTTGGGGAATCCGTGTAAAATATGTGCTTCTCAATAATAATGAAATAACTATAAAGAAATGGATATTCAAGCAGAAATTCATACTTAATAAAGCAGCCTTGAAGATCATATGACAAGGTCTATTCAACCATCAAGCTTAGTGCCACTAGAGGTGACAGATTGAAATCCTAATGAACCCATAGAAACAGTGCACAAATTACTAACAGAATTTATTTGAGCTTCTTAATGAAGTCATAGATGTGAGAACCAATTTCCTCTGCTCTTTCTTGGTTGATGAAGTGACCCACCCCTTCCATCACAACAGCTTCCTCCAAAAATGGCACATCTTTCTTGAAATCACCATTGTGTATGTATTCCTTTGTCCCCAGGGTGGTGTACACCATGTCCAAGTACTGGGACATTTAATGTTAAGGAAGGCCAAGATTTAAGTTTTCATGCTTATATTTGATGTGAGCCCAAGattttggttcttttgttgATTAAAAACGAGCTGGGTTAGCGTCTTGGAAGAGGATCAACTCCATTTGAAATGAACAAATCTCATGTTTCAtgttaaatattacaaatctaaGATATAGTCATTTTAAAAAACATGACTCTCTATACATAGTTGGATTTAAGAATTAAAACCTTAAACTTGAAATGGGCACCTAGAATTTGTTAAATATCAAGTCTTAAGCATAAGAAATGTTTTGATATTTAgattttgaaacattttcaataaagtTTGTAACATACTAGTCAATTGCTTGGTAGTAGTTCAATCCTCTAGTGACGCCTTTCTGGTCAAATTTTGTGACATAATAAGTAAGCCCTTCTTCTGAAAGCCAAGAGGGCAAGGAAATTGAAGCATTGGTACGGATTCCAAATGCATTTCCTTGAGGGAAGCAGGGTGGACCTGGTTTTCGAATTGAGAAAATAGTTTTGAGTACATTTGCTGTACCTAATTCGGCAATCTCAGCTTCAATTTCTCCTGGTGCCTGCAACACATATGGAAATATCAAAGTAAAATTGGGTGGCGATATAAGATATTAGTTATCAAgttttggttttcaattttcagagTCATAGATTAGCCTCTTATAACTTGGAATGTAACATGTACTAAAGTCTAAGCCTAAAAATCTTGAGCAAGAATCATAGCAAAGCAAATAATTATAATGTGACTTAGAGAGCCTTTGCTCGAATCAAACAAGCATGCTTACCAAACTGTTTCAGCTATTTCATAGAAACTAGGTACCAAAGAGGTAAATGGGATTAaacaaataagattttataCTAAAACATGATCATTTAAGCATACAAGAAGCCAACTCTGGTTATGTTAACAAAACAAGAACctgaaatatgcatatatagtAGTCATCTCCAAAGAAACCTCGTATTCTATCCATTGGCTTCATCTGTGGACACCTTGGCGTGAATGGAACACTAAGGCACACAAATGCCTTCACTCTTTCAGGCTTAAACAAGCACAAGTACCAACCCATGATGGCTCCCCAATCATGTGCCACAAGAAACACTTGCTCCACACTCAGAGAGTCAATGAGAGCAACAAGGTCATTGACAATGTGATCATAGGTGTAGTTGGTGATGGAAGTTGGTGCTTCAGTGTCACCGAAGCCCCGGAGATCTGGTGCTACAGCATGGTATCCAAGTGA contains:
- the LOC126729055 gene encoding uncharacterized protein LOC126729055, yielding MEGIDHRIVRANGIKMHIAEKGQGSVVLFLHVFLELWHYWRHQIRALSSLGYHAVAPDLRGFGDTEAPTSITNYTYDHIVNDLVALIDSLSVEQVFLVAHDWGAIMGWYLCLFKPERVKAFVCLSVPFTPRCPQMKPMDRIRGFFGDDYYICIFQAPGEIEAEIAELGTANVLKTIFSIRKPGPPCFPQGNAFGIRTNASISLPSWLSEEGLTYYVTKFDQKGVTRGLNYYQAID